GTCGCGGACCGCTGGAACAACCGCATCCAGGCGTTCGACCTGAACGGCGTGCTCAAGTACACGCTCGGGTCGGCTGGCACCGGCAGCGGACAGTTCACGCTGCCACACGGCGTAGCCGTGGACAGTCAGGGCATCGTCTTCGTGGCCGACACCGGCACCAACCGTGTGCAATCGTTCGGCGAGAACGGCATCGTGCTGCCAACGGCGACGGTGACGCTGACGCCGACGATTACGCTGACCCCCACCGTGACGAACACGCCCACGGCCACCCGGACGCCCAACGCGACCACGGCGACGGCCACCGCGACGGGCAGCGTGGTCAGCACGGCAACGGCCACGCCGACGACGGACCTGACGGCAACCGCCACCGTCACGGCCACCATCGTGCCCGATGCGACGCAGACGCAGGAGCCAACCGCGACGCTGGCTCCCATCTGGACATCGACGCCGGCCGCCAGCGTCGTGCCGCCCGTGACCCCGTTCCCGCCCGTCGTGACCCCAACCCTGGGCGTCGTCTCGCCGTGCTCGCCGCGACCGGCTGTGCGGATCGCGACGCAGCCGCTTGGCCCCGGCCTCCTCGGCGTGACGATCTCGGGCGGCCTTGTGCCGTACGTGCGGCTCGACGTTGGCGCGGAGGGCCAGCCGCTCAACAACGCCAGCGTGTCCGTCGCCGGCGGCCCCAGCGGCCTGACGACCGGCGCCAGCCTGACCCTCCCGACCGGCACGACCGGCGTTCAGCTCCAGATCACCCGGGTGAACCCGGCGCAGTCGGTGCTGGTGCCGCTGAGCGTGGTGGACGGCTGCGGCTCCTGGGCCACCTTCGTGGGCGGCGGCCCCGGCTCGTTCTGAGCGCCGGGCGCAACGTCCGACCCGCGCGCCACTGATGGTGCAGTGACAGAGGCGGCACGCTGATCCGCGCGCCGCGCGGCGACCAGGGCACGGCGATGGCAACACCAGTCAAGCGGGCGGCGCTCACGTACCAGGACTACCTGCAACTGCCCGACGATGGGCTTCGGTATGAGATCATCGAAGGTGAGTTGCACGTGTCACCGGCTCCCAGCATGAAACACCAGTGGACGGCCACCCAGTTGACGGCGGTCCTTGGCGTTCACGTCTACGACAACGACCTGGGCCACGTCTGCAGCGCGCCGACTGATGTCTACCTCGCTGACGGCTCGATTGTGCAGCCGGATGTGTTGTTCATCAGTCGGGATCGCCTGCACATCGTCACGGATCCCAACGTGCGGGGTGCACCCGATCTGGTGGTCGAGATCATCGCGCCGTCCAGCATGACGACCGATCAGGAGACCAAGTGCGATCTGTACGCGAAGCACGGCGTCAAGCACTGCTGGGTCTTTGAGCCGGTGGCGCAGTGGGTCCGTGCGTTCGAGCTGGGTGCGGACGGCGCCTACGAACTGGTCGCCGAGGCTGCTGGCGACGCTTCATTCAGCGCGCCGCCATTCGCCGGGCTGGCGATCCCGCTCGCTCGGCTCTGGGGCGTCTGATCGCACCCCAGAGCCGGCGGGCCGCGTTCAGGCTCCGTGGAGGCGCAGGAACGGCGTGATCGCGTCAGTGACGGCGGTCGGCTGCTCCAGCATCGGGTAGTGGCCCGCGCCGGGCACAACCTCGAGACGGGCGTCAGACAGCGCGCTCTTCCAGCGGGGTCCGTAGGTTGGCGGCACGACGCCGTCGCTCGCGCCCCAGATCAGCAGCGCCGGGCAGATGATCCGGTGGATGCGCCGCTTGAGGCCACGGTCCGGGATCGGCCAGAGCAGCCGGGTGGACGCCGCCAGACCGTGGTTCAGCTCCAGGGCCGCGATCTGCGCCTCGGCCTCGGTCTGGGGCGGCGTCAGGACTGCCGTTGCCGTGCCCGACGCGGGATCGTGCCAGGCCAGCGGCGTCAGGTCGGCGCGCGGCGTGGCGTAGAAGTCGAGGATCGGATCGTCGTCCACCCAGAGGCCGAGCGGCGCGATCAGCGCCAGGGAGGCGACGCGATTGCCCGCGACGGCGGCCAGCTCGGCGGCCGCCATCCCGCCCAGATCGTGCCCGACGATGGCGACGCGCTCCAACCCGAGCGCGTCGAGCAGGTCCAGCAGGTACACCGAGAGGTCGAGCACGTCGTTGATGCCCTCACCGCCCGTCGAGCCGCCGAAGCCCGGCAGGTCCGGTGAGATCATCCGATGGGAGCGGTCCAGCGTCTCCAGAAAGGGCGGCCAGCTGGGCAGCGGCCCTTCCGCGCCGTGCAGATAGATGACCGGCGGGCCGTCACCGGCCTCCCTCACCCGCGCCGTGAGCGTGCCGCCGCGCAGGCTGACCGTTCGCTCGGATGGCGCGCTCATCGGACACCCCCCGTCTGAGCGCCAGACGTCGTCGCGTGGCCATTCGTCTGGTGGCCGGTTGTACCGGCGCCGCCGTTCGCCGGGCCGTTTGTCGCGGTGGGCAGCGGGGCCGGCTGCGCCCGGTCCGTCGTCGGGATCATCTTCGGATACCAGTGGTCTTCCCACTCGCTCCAGAGCGTCTGCAGGTGCGGCAAGACCTCCCGCCCGAACAGCTCGGTGTTCTTGTTCGCCAGGTGCTTCGGCATGCTGCCGAACTGGAGCAGCGTCATCAGGTGGCCGACGCGCAGCGTCTTCGCCACGTCGGTCAGTTGCTGTCGCACGGACTCCGGCGAGCCAGCGACCACGTAGCCGCCCTCGACCAGATCCTTCCAGGTCAGGTTCTTGCGGGCCTGCGTGGCGGCCTTGCCGTGCTGGCTCACCAGCCCCTTGCTCAGGGT
This genomic stretch from Chloroflexota bacterium harbors:
- a CDS encoding Uma2 family endonuclease is translated as MATPVKRAALTYQDYLQLPDDGLRYEIIEGELHVSPAPSMKHQWTATQLTAVLGVHVYDNDLGHVCSAPTDVYLADGSIVQPDVLFISRDRLHIVTDPNVRGAPDLVVEIIAPSSMTTDQETKCDLYAKHGVKHCWVFEPVAQWVRAFELGADGAYELVAEAAGDASFSAPPFAGLAIPLARLWGV
- a CDS encoding alpha/beta fold hydrolase, encoding MSAPSERTVSLRGGTLTARVREAGDGPPVIYLHGAEGPLPSWPPFLETLDRSHRMISPDLPGFGGSTGGEGINDVLDLSVYLLDLLDALGLERVAIVGHDLGGMAAAELAAVAGNRVASLALIAPLGLWVDDDPILDFYATPRADLTPLAWHDPASGTATAVLTPPQTEAEAQIAALELNHGLAASTRLLWPIPDRGLKRRIHRIICPALLIWGASDGVVPPTYGPRWKSALSDARLEVVPGAGHYPMLEQPTAVTDAITPFLRLHGA